The following coding sequences are from one Veillonella rodentium window:
- a CDS encoding metallohydrolase yields MKRYYLGIDTSCYTTSCAIVDNNFNIVGEARKLLHVKAGERGLQQSNMVFQHTRALPDLIKQLPKVSIEGIGVSGFPRREECSYMPAFMVGLGQGQTLSYLMDVPLHIFSHQENHILAALRNIKTIPTEPFLALHLSGGTTELVHCRYEGNGMFTSHIIGGSKDLQGGQFVDRIGVAMGLSFPAGRELELLALQAESYNSLPSSVKEGWISFAGPCSAAMRRIEPNVDKSDLARAVFSCIGNSLEKMFTYHLEKYPVRTLVAVGGVMSNSILRKRLEQYCKRQHIQLHVADPRFSVDNATGNAFGAAFLQEVII; encoded by the coding sequence ATGAAGCGTTATTATTTAGGTATCGATACGAGTTGCTATACGACCAGTTGCGCTATTGTCGACAACAACTTCAATATTGTCGGAGAAGCGCGAAAACTCCTCCATGTAAAAGCCGGCGAACGAGGGCTGCAACAATCAAATATGGTATTTCAACATACGAGAGCATTACCCGATTTAATCAAACAACTTCCCAAGGTATCTATCGAAGGTATCGGTGTCAGCGGATTTCCTCGCCGTGAAGAATGTTCTTATATGCCGGCATTCATGGTGGGGTTGGGACAAGGACAGACATTAAGCTATTTGATGGATGTGCCGCTTCATATCTTTTCCCATCAGGAAAATCATATCCTGGCGGCTTTACGGAATATAAAGACTATACCGACAGAGCCGTTTTTGGCATTACATTTATCGGGCGGTACAACGGAACTCGTTCATTGCCGATATGAAGGAAACGGTATGTTTACATCTCATATCATCGGCGGATCTAAAGATTTACAGGGCGGTCAATTTGTGGATCGTATCGGTGTCGCGATGGGACTGTCATTTCCTGCCGGACGCGAACTAGAATTACTCGCATTACAAGCTGAATCCTACAATTCATTGCCGTCCTCTGTAAAAGAGGGATGGATCAGTTTTGCCGGTCCTTGTAGCGCCGCTATGAGGCGGATTGAGCCAAATGTGGATAAGTCTGATCTGGCGCGTGCCGTCTTTTCATGTATCGGCAATTCTTTGGAAAAAATGTTTACCTACCATTTAGAGAAATATCCGGTAAGAACACTCGTTGCGGTGGGTGGAGTCATGAGTAATTCCATTTTACGAAAACGGCTCGAACAATATTGTAAACGTCAACATATACAATTACATGTAGCAGATCCTCGGTTTTCCGTTGATAATGCGACAGGTAATGCATTCGGGGCGGCTTTTTTACAAGAGGTTATCATATAA
- the xseA gene encoding exodeoxyribonuclease VII large subunit, translating to MNVLTITQLNNLIKRTLDREYLLKNVYVSGTIINAKRHSSGHMYFSLKDEESAIDVTMWSSTVMQKGLASSIQNGLLVTVKASVNFYNKMGRLNLIASDMQIGEKSPLQLEFDALKKELTALGYFDDSHKQPLPYMAKCIGIVTSQSGAVLHDILYVSKKRNPLVQFKLYSVPVQGPAAGPVIAKGIAAADADPDVNVIIVGRGGGSMEDLWCFNDRAVVEAIYKAHTPIISAVGHETDYTLCDYAADVRGATPSHAAELSVLPLTTLQEQLLEKEEFLHQFIQYTLQQKRTDLTVLFNRKLGIPALQFLHKQKTLLQQLSQSMNTSAVEACRTERHNLALLAQQMESLNPLHMMLKGYAKVEHKGQSVTSVSQVQPKDNIRIILSDGNVSATIKEVHIDERITEKL from the coding sequence GTGAATGTGTTAACTATTACGCAATTAAACAACTTAATAAAACGGACCTTGGATCGCGAATATCTGCTGAAAAACGTCTATGTAAGCGGCACTATTATCAATGCAAAGCGGCATAGCAGCGGTCATATGTATTTCTCATTAAAGGATGAGGAGTCCGCTATCGATGTAACCATGTGGTCCAGTACAGTCATGCAAAAAGGGCTTGCCTCATCTATTCAAAACGGCTTGTTGGTAACTGTGAAAGCATCCGTAAACTTTTATAATAAAATGGGGCGTTTAAATCTGATCGCATCGGATATGCAGATAGGGGAAAAGAGTCCGTTACAGCTTGAATTTGATGCATTAAAAAAGGAATTAACAGCATTAGGATATTTTGATGACAGTCATAAACAGCCTCTGCCGTATATGGCAAAGTGTATCGGCATCGTCACATCTCAATCGGGCGCGGTACTGCATGATATATTGTACGTGAGTAAAAAGCGTAATCCGCTGGTACAATTTAAATTGTATTCCGTGCCGGTTCAAGGACCGGCAGCAGGACCCGTTATTGCCAAAGGTATTGCCGCTGCTGATGCGGATCCAGATGTAAACGTAATTATTGTCGGGCGTGGCGGCGGATCTATGGAGGATCTATGGTGCTTCAATGACCGTGCTGTGGTGGAGGCGATTTATAAAGCCCATACGCCTATCATTTCAGCCGTGGGACATGAGACGGATTATACATTATGCGATTACGCAGCAGATGTCCGCGGGGCCACGCCAAGCCATGCGGCGGAATTATCGGTTTTACCGCTTACGACATTACAGGAACAGTTACTGGAGAAAGAAGAATTCCTACATCAGTTCATACAATATACGTTACAACAAAAAAGAACGGATTTAACCGTACTGTTTAATCGTAAGCTGGGGATTCCGGCCCTTCAATTTTTACATAAACAGAAGACACTGTTGCAACAGCTTTCACAATCGATGAATACATCGGCAGTTGAAGCCTGTCGTACAGAACGTCATAATTTAGCATTACTGGCTCAGCAAATGGAATCACTTAATCCATTGCACATGATGCTGAAAGGCTATGCTAAAGTTGAACATAAAGGACAATCGGTTACATCCGTATCACAGGTACAGCCTAAAGATAATATCCGTATTATATTGTCAGACGGTAATGTATCTGCCACGATTAAGGAGGTGCATATAGATGAGCGCATCACTGAAAAGTTATGA
- the xseB gene encoding exodeoxyribonuclease VII small subunit, translating to MSASLKSYEKKYKALEEIVKKLDEGDMTISELLTQYKKGLTLVKECAVMLDSVETEVQQIIEEVRISE from the coding sequence ATGAGCGCATCACTGAAAAGTTATGAGAAAAAATATAAAGCATTAGAAGAAATCGTTAAAAAATTAGATGAAGGAGACATGACAATCTCTGAATTATTGACGCAGTATAAAAAAGGGCTCACCTTGGTAAAAGAATGTGCGGTCATGTTAGATTCCGTAGAAACTGAGGTCCAACAGATTATCGAAGAGGTTCGCATCAGTGAATAA
- a CDS encoding polyprenyl synthetase family protein: MFKTYLESSKNNIEQWLEEILKSPNAEYAPLYESMEYSLMQGGKRIRPILTKAVLEMFDKNPADYKEFLCAMECIHTYSLIHDDLPAMDNDDYRRGNLTNHKVYGEGMAILAGDGLLTYAFQLMVSNKAASAEQRIKAIGCVAKTAGPEGMVGGQAFDLLSENRHIPLEELKVLHRGKTGALFNAAVELGLILGDADADTYQAFMEYANCLGLLFQITDDILDVTGTIEELGKTPGSDIRQHKSTYVSLLGLEGAIRQAHMVGKQAHDALKSVAYDTDILESLIDYLLERTN; encoded by the coding sequence ATGTTCAAAACATACTTGGAATCGAGTAAAAACAATATTGAACAATGGCTCGAAGAAATATTGAAGAGTCCTAACGCAGAATATGCACCGCTCTATGAATCCATGGAATATAGTCTTATGCAAGGCGGTAAACGTATTCGCCCTATACTGACCAAGGCTGTTCTTGAAATGTTTGATAAGAACCCTGCGGATTATAAAGAGTTTCTCTGCGCTATGGAATGCATTCACACGTATTCCTTAATTCATGATGATCTACCTGCCATGGATAATGATGACTATCGTCGCGGTAATTTGACAAATCACAAAGTTTACGGTGAAGGAATGGCAATTCTTGCCGGAGACGGCCTCTTAACCTATGCATTTCAGTTAATGGTTTCCAATAAAGCTGCCAGCGCAGAGCAGAGAATCAAAGCTATTGGCTGTGTCGCTAAAACGGCAGGTCCCGAGGGTATGGTAGGGGGGCAGGCCTTTGACTTGTTGAGCGAAAATCGGCATATCCCGCTGGAGGAACTGAAGGTCTTACATCGAGGCAAGACAGGAGCACTGTTTAATGCCGCTGTTGAACTGGGGCTCATTTTAGGAGATGCGGATGCAGATACATATCAGGCTTTTATGGAGTATGCCAATTGTTTAGGATTGCTATTCCAAATAACCGATGATATCCTAGATGTAACAGGTACGATAGAGGAACTCGGTAAAACGCCAGGAAGCGATATTCGACAACACAAGTCGACCTATGTATCATTACTGGGTCTCGAAGGGGCGATACGACAGGCCCATATGGTCGGCAAACAGGCACATGATGCATTGAAGAGCGTCGCTTATGATACCGACATCCTTGAATCGTTAATTGATTATCTGTTAGAACGAACAAATTAG
- a CDS encoding divergent PAP2 family protein — MIDILLQTAHNYIAQAAFWGWFSAQAIKFIWQLVRFRRLRFERLVGSGGFPSSHTSFVIATTTAIFLKHGGVSDLFVLSLVFSIVVMYDASGVRLEAGRQAQILNQIVDYFSKRNIPVVITRKEALKELLGHTPVEVFGGLILGILVAYIQFYYVYNGVI, encoded by the coding sequence ATGATTGATATATTGCTACAAACAGCACATAATTATATAGCTCAGGCCGCATTTTGGGGCTGGTTTTCCGCACAGGCCATCAAATTTATATGGCAGTTAGTGCGTTTTCGTCGATTGCGATTCGAACGGCTGGTAGGATCGGGAGGATTTCCAAGTTCTCATACATCCTTTGTCATTGCTACCACGACGGCAATATTTTTAAAACATGGAGGCGTATCGGATTTATTTGTCCTTTCTCTGGTGTTCTCTATTGTCGTCATGTATGATGCATCCGGTGTACGATTAGAGGCGGGGCGTCAAGCACAGATCCTGAATCAGATTGTGGACTACTTTTCGAAACGTAATATACCGGTCGTTATAACCAGAAAGGAAGCCCTAAAGGAATTACTGGGACATACGCCGGTTGAAGTATTCGGCGGATTGATTCTCGGTATTCTCGTAGCGTATATTCAATTTTATTATGTGTATAATGGTGTCATATGA
- a CDS encoding TlyA family RNA methyltransferase, which translates to MSTKERLDVLLVNRGLFESREKAKAAIMAGLIFMDTTRIDKAGTKIPVDADIHVKGNTLPYVSRGGLKLEKAIKMYPINLQNAVMVDIGASTGGFTDCALQNGATKVFAIDVGYNQLAWKLRQDPRVINMEKQNIRTVTTEQLGEQVDFISIDVAFISLDKVLPVATTLLKAEGSLVALIKPQFEAGKENVGKGGIVRDEAVHKDVLRRILHVAFDCGLYLYGLTYSPIKGMEGNIEFLGYFKKSKEGALPIDDELINCVVSEAHSL; encoded by the coding sequence ATGAGTACTAAAGAACGATTAGATGTGCTTCTTGTCAACCGGGGACTTTTTGAAAGCAGAGAAAAAGCGAAGGCCGCTATCATGGCAGGCCTTATCTTTATGGATACTACACGTATCGATAAGGCGGGGACAAAGATTCCTGTAGATGCCGATATTCACGTTAAAGGAAACACTTTGCCGTATGTAAGCCGCGGGGGGCTTAAATTGGAGAAGGCTATCAAAATGTATCCCATCAATCTGCAGAATGCGGTCATGGTTGATATCGGGGCCAGCACGGGCGGATTTACGGATTGTGCATTACAAAACGGTGCTACGAAGGTTTTCGCAATCGATGTGGGATATAATCAATTAGCTTGGAAATTACGCCAGGATCCTCGCGTTATCAATATGGAAAAGCAGAATATTCGCACCGTCACAACGGAGCAATTAGGCGAACAAGTTGATTTTATATCCATCGATGTAGCTTTTATTTCTCTTGATAAAGTATTGCCGGTGGCAACCACGTTATTAAAGGCGGAAGGCTCTCTTGTTGCCTTGATTAAGCCTCAGTTTGAAGCCGGTAAGGAAAATGTAGGTAAGGGCGGCATCGTTCGAGATGAAGCTGTTCATAAGGATGTATTACGAAGAATATTACATGTCGCTTTTGATTGCGGTCTTTATCTCTACGGCTTAACGTATTCTCCCATCAAGGGAATGGAAGGTAATATTGAGTTCTTAGGATATTTTAAGAAAAGTAAAGAAGGAGCTTTGCCGATAGATGACGAATTGATAAATTGTGTCGTAAGTGAAGCTCATTCATTATAG
- a CDS encoding NAD(+)/NADH kinase, with translation MRIGFFPNMGKSNIMAVLKMAAHICKEEQIEVFLPDDLESDAPARVLQIPKTNILPRPDIFKQIDIAFSFGGDGTIIHLARQIYPYKVPVCGINLGELGFLNQIEVHQLQSHIKRIAQGDYNIEKRGHLYAYIDRNNGDEEELVPIINEIVITRAEPAKMARINMSVNNQHTQMYPADGLIIASATGSTGYNLSAGGPIMKPDNRSIIVTPVAPHLIQGISMVLEEDDTIQITMPEREPQLHICIDGTFDYTFTNQEVLHISSNPVYCLFVRFKDQCFFGTLFKKLASRRDELL, from the coding sequence ATGCGTATCGGATTTTTTCCAAACATGGGAAAAAGCAATATTATGGCAGTCTTAAAAATGGCGGCTCATATTTGTAAAGAAGAACAGATTGAAGTTTTTTTGCCGGATGACTTGGAATCCGATGCACCTGCTCGAGTGTTACAAATTCCAAAAACAAATATCTTACCGCGTCCTGATATATTCAAACAGATTGATATCGCATTCAGCTTTGGTGGAGATGGCACAATCATCCATTTGGCGCGTCAAATTTATCCTTATAAAGTACCCGTATGCGGTATTAACCTAGGCGAATTGGGCTTCTTAAATCAGATTGAGGTTCATCAGCTACAAAGTCATATAAAACGTATAGCTCAAGGTGATTATAATATTGAAAAACGGGGCCACTTATATGCATATATAGATCGCAATAATGGCGATGAAGAAGAATTAGTCCCTATTATTAATGAAATCGTTATCACCCGTGCGGAACCGGCTAAGATGGCTCGCATCAATATGTCCGTTAATAATCAACATACGCAAATGTATCCTGCTGACGGATTGATTATCGCATCAGCTACGGGGTCCACCGGCTATAACCTTTCGGCAGGAGGTCCGATTATGAAGCCGGATAACCGATCGATTATCGTCACACCTGTGGCACCTCATTTGATTCAGGGCATATCCATGGTCCTTGAAGAAGATGATACCATTCAAATCACGATGCCGGAACGGGAGCCGCAACTTCATATCTGTATTGATGGTACCTTTGATTATACTTTTACAAATCAGGAAGTACTGCATATCAGTTCAAATCCCGTATATTGTCTGTTCGTTCGCTTTAAAGATCAATGTTTTTTTGGCACCTTATTTAAGAAACTGGCATCACGCAGGGATGAGCTTTTATAA
- a CDS encoding class I SAM-dependent methyltransferase, protein MININNAVQFQHLIWDRVMTNAKVVVDATCGNGHDLLYLAERAQKGCHLYGIDIQMQAINASKELLRSNGIAQDVSLTFIHRSHDKALSEDIKDNDIDLMIFNLGYLPGSNHQIITEPHHTINAIQEGLEKLDNSGVITVVAYPGTEEGLAEKEYLQSYLKKLNQKLYNVCHWQPMNQVNQPPELFILQKR, encoded by the coding sequence ATGATAAATATTAATAATGCCGTTCAATTTCAACATCTCATATGGGATCGCGTTATGACGAATGCCAAAGTCGTAGTCGATGCGACTTGCGGAAACGGTCATGATTTATTATATCTGGCTGAGCGTGCACAAAAAGGATGTCACTTGTACGGTATTGATATTCAAATGCAGGCCATTAATGCCAGTAAAGAATTGCTGCGGTCTAACGGAATTGCCCAGGACGTGAGTCTCACATTTATTCATAGATCTCACGACAAAGCGTTATCAGAAGATATTAAGGATAACGATATTGATCTGATGATTTTTAATTTAGGATATTTACCAGGAAGTAATCATCAAATTATAACTGAACCGCATCATACCATTAATGCCATTCAAGAAGGTCTGGAAAAATTAGATAACTCCGGAGTTATTACGGTTGTTGCTTATCCTGGAACGGAAGAGGGGTTAGCAGAAAAAGAATACTTGCAATCGTATTTAAAAAAATTGAATCAGAAGCTGTATAATGTATGTCATTGGCAGCCGATGAATCAGGTAAACCAGCCCCCTGAATTATTTATTTTACAGAAGCGATAG
- the argR gene encoding arginine repressor, with amino-acid sequence MKRYRYNKIKEIVQSKAIETQEELAAALLEEGIEVTQATVSRDIKELMLIKIPTGDGHYRYALSPEENVVLSRSRINRLFQDSLIKVDHSLNQVVLHTIPGSAQSVAFSIDHAKWNEIIGTLAGDDTILLIAKTEAEVPAILARIQDLMKD; translated from the coding sequence ATGAAACGTTATCGCTATAACAAAATTAAAGAAATCGTACAGTCTAAGGCGATTGAGACCCAGGAAGAATTGGCAGCGGCCTTATTAGAAGAGGGGATTGAGGTAACACAGGCTACCGTTTCCAGAGACATTAAGGAACTGATGTTAATCAAAATCCCTACAGGTGATGGGCATTATCGATATGCATTATCTCCGGAGGAAAACGTAGTTCTTTCTCGCAGCCGCATCAATCGATTATTCCAAGATTCTCTAATCAAAGTAGATCACAGTTTAAACCAAGTCGTGCTACATACAATTCCGGGTTCAGCTCAATCTGTTGCATTTTCTATCGATCATGCAAAATGGAATGAAATCATCGGTACCTTAGCCGGGGATGATACAATTTTGTTAATTGCCAAAACGGAAGCGGAAGTTCCTGCAATTTTAGCTAGAATTCAAGATTTAATGAAGGACTAA
- the recN gene encoding DNA repair protein RecN, with product MLTQMSIHNFALIEQMNISFNDGITIFTGETGAGKSILMDAFSILLGERASSEFIRHGKDSFVIDGIFDIANHKSIQELLEAKNIIVEDDDLILSRSFNKNGKSTILANDQPIPLKALKEIGQCLADIHGQYSNQRLLQADTHHEYLDTYNTEGRRAYKKYVEAYKAYKEAKREVDHLQENMAERARELDMLRYQIDEIEDAGLTVGEDTAISEELKRLDSFEHIDKVLGSCYDAFYNGRQPLLDTVNSIKIEVNDLLKYDESLKDVSEMVNSAYFQLEEAAQSLDRYRDNISYDEERYKFCQDRDTTIYGLKKKYGETVEDILAYEDKAQARLEELEHLVFAQDKLEERLHQTESKAKAALIELEKIRSKNAKIITAALQKELVDLGMPKGNIEFQIVQSDELTALGAASIELLFTANKGEQLLPLHKVASGGELARIALAFKSVFRTDTYKTMVFDEIDVGISGDIALKVAEKILGLSKTNQVFCITHLPQTASIAKQHYHLSKIEQDDRTVSTLAVLNSKERVIQIASMMSGRSMSETALAAAQELIDHFH from the coding sequence ATGTTGACGCAAATGAGCATTCATAACTTTGCGTTGATTGAGCAAATGAATATTTCATTTAACGATGGTATTACTATCTTTACCGGCGAAACTGGGGCAGGGAAGTCCATTCTTATGGATGCCTTCAGTATCCTTTTAGGAGAGCGCGCAAGTAGCGAGTTTATTCGTCACGGTAAAGATAGTTTTGTTATAGATGGAATATTCGACATCGCCAATCACAAAAGTATACAAGAATTATTGGAAGCGAAAAATATTATTGTCGAAGACGATGATTTGATACTATCTCGATCATTTAACAAGAACGGTAAGTCTACGATTCTTGCAAATGATCAGCCCATACCGCTTAAAGCACTTAAGGAAATCGGACAGTGTTTGGCGGATATTCATGGTCAATATAGTAATCAACGCCTATTGCAGGCCGATACGCATCACGAATACTTGGATACATATAATACGGAAGGCCGGAGGGCTTATAAAAAATATGTAGAGGCTTATAAGGCTTATAAGGAAGCAAAGCGAGAGGTGGATCATTTACAGGAAAATATGGCGGAACGAGCTCGCGAACTTGATATGTTACGATATCAAATCGACGAGATTGAGGATGCAGGTCTTACGGTAGGCGAAGATACAGCTATTTCTGAAGAACTTAAACGCCTCGATAGCTTTGAACATATCGATAAGGTCCTCGGTTCCTGTTATGATGCATTTTATAACGGTCGGCAACCACTACTCGATACGGTGAATTCAATCAAGATAGAGGTCAATGATCTCCTTAAATACGATGAATCTTTAAAAGATGTATCCGAAATGGTAAATTCGGCTTACTTTCAATTGGAAGAAGCGGCTCAATCGCTAGATCGCTATAGAGATAATATCAGCTATGATGAGGAACGTTACAAATTCTGCCAGGATCGCGATACTACAATCTATGGATTGAAGAAAAAATACGGTGAAACCGTTGAGGATATCCTAGCTTATGAGGACAAGGCGCAGGCTCGACTTGAGGAATTAGAACATTTGGTATTCGCTCAGGATAAATTGGAGGAGCGTTTACATCAAACTGAAAGTAAGGCAAAAGCAGCCCTTATTGAATTGGAAAAAATCCGTTCAAAAAATGCAAAGATCATCACTGCTGCATTGCAGAAAGAATTGGTCGACCTCGGCATGCCTAAAGGAAATATAGAATTTCAAATCGTTCAATCCGATGAATTGACGGCTTTGGGCGCAGCATCCATCGAATTACTGTTTACAGCGAATAAAGGGGAGCAGTTATTACCGCTTCATAAGGTAGCTTCCGGCGGTGAACTGGCGCGTATAGCATTGGCTTTCAAATCGGTATTTCGTACCGATACATACAAAACGATGGTATTCGATGAAATTGATGTGGGCATCAGCGGCGATATTGCTCTAAAGGTAGCTGAAAAAATCTTGGGTTTATCAAAAACGAATCAGGTGTTTTGTATTACACACTTACCGCAGACGGCAAGTATTGCGAAACAGCACTATCATTTATCCAAGATAGAACAGGATGATCGAACTGTATCAACATTAGCGGTTTTAAACAGTAAAGAACGGGTTATACAGATAGCATCAATGATGTCAGGTCGCAGTATGTCCGAGACGGCATTAGCGGCGGCACAGGAACTAATTGACCATTTTCATTGA
- the dapB gene encoding 4-hydroxy-tetrahydrodipicolinate reductase has product MIRVTVNGAGGKMGREVVKAVHNDSELALVGGIDPTKSGQDIGTVAGIEPLGITMNSSVDEILGDTKPDVIVDFTSPAVIYENAKKMLAAGIHVVIGTTGLTAVQRDELDVIGRKHNANCLVAPNFSLGAVMMMKVSSELAPYFPNVEIIELHHNHKYDAPSGTAILTAKLINDAKLAAQVTADEDLTRESLPGARGAKVDDVTIHSVRLPGYVAHQQVLFGGYDETLTVRHDSLSRLSFMPGVVLACKKIASVPGLTYGLEHYL; this is encoded by the coding sequence ATGATTCGAGTAACGGTAAACGGTGCCGGCGGCAAAATGGGCCGTGAAGTGGTCAAAGCGGTACATAATGATTCCGAATTAGCTTTGGTAGGCGGTATCGATCCTACAAAATCAGGTCAGGATATAGGCACAGTAGCGGGTATTGAACCTTTAGGTATTACCATGAATTCTTCTGTGGATGAGATCTTAGGTGATACAAAACCTGATGTAATCGTCGATTTCACGAGTCCTGCAGTTATCTACGAAAACGCAAAAAAAATGCTCGCTGCCGGTATTCACGTTGTAATCGGTACAACAGGTTTAACGGCGGTACAGCGGGATGAGCTCGATGTAATCGGTCGTAAACATAATGCAAACTGTCTGGTGGCACCTAACTTTTCACTCGGTGCCGTTATGATGATGAAGGTATCCTCTGAGTTGGCACCTTATTTTCCGAATGTGGAAATCATTGAATTGCATCACAATCACAAATATGACGCACCGTCAGGTACTGCAATTCTGACAGCGAAATTAATTAATGATGCTAAACTGGCGGCACAGGTTACAGCTGATGAGGATTTGACACGTGAAAGTTTACCCGGTGCACGCGGTGCCAAGGTGGATGATGTAACGATACACAGTGTGCGCCTACCCGGTTATGTGGCACATCAACAAGTCTTATTCGGCGGGTACGATGAAACATTGACCGTACGCCATGACAGCTTAAGCCGTTTATCCTTTATGCCGGGTGTTGTACTGGCTTGTAAAAAGATAGCTTCTGTGCCGGGCTTAACATACGGATTGGAGCATTATTTATAA
- a CDS encoding aspartate-semialdehyde dehydrogenase, which translates to MKKPNLAILGATGAVGAEFITLIEERNFPYENLKLLASARSAGTELTVNGKTYVVEEAKPESFENIDIALFAGGSISKTLAPEAAKRGAIVIDNSSAFRMDPEVPLVVPEVNPEDILKHKGIIANPNCSTIIMSLGLKPLHDISPIKRIIVSTYQAVSGAGKEGIEELENQVKQYTAGEEMTANLLPTGSAPKHYPVAFNLLPQIDVFLDNDYTKEEMKMVYETQKILHDDSIQVVPTTVRVPVYRSHSESVLVETAEPVSVSAFKAACEKFPGLQVKDNPAEQIYPMPLYTSNKNDCEIGRIRKDLYNDKAMNFWIVGDQIRKGAALNALQIAEYLVEKQAF; encoded by the coding sequence ATGAAAAAACCAAATCTTGCAATTCTTGGTGCAACCGGTGCTGTAGGGGCCGAATTTATTACACTGATCGAAGAGCGAAACTTTCCTTATGAAAACCTTAAATTATTAGCTTCCGCACGTTCCGCCGGTACTGAATTAACGGTAAACGGTAAAACATATGTAGTTGAGGAGGCAAAGCCTGAGTCCTTTGAAAATATCGATATTGCACTGTTTGCAGGTGGTTCAATTTCTAAAACATTAGCACCGGAGGCGGCTAAACGAGGTGCCATCGTCATCGATAACTCAAGTGCATTCCGAATGGATCCTGAAGTACCGCTCGTGGTGCCGGAAGTTAATCCGGAGGATATTTTGAAACATAAAGGCATCATCGCTAACCCGAACTGTTCCACTATTATCATGAGCTTAGGATTGAAACCGCTACATGATATTTCTCCAATTAAACGTATCATTGTAAGTACATACCAAGCCGTTTCCGGGGCCGGCAAGGAAGGTATTGAAGAGCTTGAAAATCAAGTTAAACAATATACGGCAGGCGAGGAAATGACGGCTAATTTGTTACCAACAGGATCGGCACCGAAACATTATCCCGTAGCTTTCAATTTATTACCACAAATAGATGTTTTCCTCGATAATGATTACACTAAAGAAGAAATGAAGATGGTTTATGAAACTCAAAAAATTCTTCATGACGATTCGATTCAAGTGGTTCCGACTACGGTACGTGTACCTGTATACCGTTCGCACTCTGAATCCGTATTAGTGGAAACTGCAGAACCTGTATCTGTTTCAGCTTTCAAGGCGGCATGTGAAAAATTCCCTGGACTACAGGTAAAGGATAATCCGGCGGAACAAATTTATCCTATGCCACTATATACATCTAATAAAAACGACTGTGAAATCGGTCGTATCCGTAAAGACTTATATAACGATAAGGCAATGAACTTTTGGATTGTAGGGGACCAAATACGTAAAGGCGCTGCATTAAACGCTTTACAAATTGCCGAATACTTGGTGGAAAAACAAGCATTCTAA